The SAR324 cluster bacterium genome contains the following window.
TCCTCCTTATCTGTCACTTGAAGATCACTTCTGAAATATTTCCTGGCATGTAGACGAACTTCGTCTAGCCAATTCTGAGATGCTTCAATCCATTTGGGATCCATAAACCATCTAAGATGAGGAAAAAAATGATCAAATTCAGATATCTATGAATATTTTTTCATAGAAACATTACAACGACCTAAAACTGCTTCAGAAACTTATTCTAGACTTCAGAACACTGGTTTCTGACTAAACTCGCAAATTCTTATTAGGTTTCAGTCTATTTTTCGTTGATGGTCTTTCTACTTCCTCTGCTCCAAAACAAGCGATTTTTTTCCTACCCAACTCTAAACTGTCTCAAGTCTCAATTTAGTTTTTGATTGAGTTCTCATTTAAAAGGTCAGTAAAAATCACATTTTTTAAATCCAATAATTGTGTATTCACTAAAACTGTGGCAGAAGGACAGTTTCCTTTTAGGAAGCTATCGATCAATTTTACAACCTTGAGGGTACAAAATGGACTGGATAACGATCACAATTGGCCTGCTAGGTGGCCTGGGGCTCTTTCTGTATGGTATGGAGAAGATGAGCGACGCACTGAACCAGCTCGCTGGTGATGGAATGAAAAGAGTTTTGACTACACTCGCTGGTGATCGGGTCCGGGGGCTACTGACTGGAACAGTTTTTACCGCAGTCACCCAATCTAGTTCAGTCACTACTGTAATGTGTGTGAGTTTTGTGGCGGCTGGTTTGATGAGTTTCCCTCAGTCAATGGGACTAATTCTTGGAGCTAATATTGGAACCACGATCACCGCTCAGCTAGTTGCCTTCAAAGTCACCAAATATGCGATGTTTCTTGTTGCGGGTGGTGTGCTTCTTCAGATGATTAGTAAGGGGGACAGGACCAAACAATGGGGAAGAGTCCTACTTGGATTGGGGTTACTGTTTGTTGGAATGAACACAATGGGCGAAGCAATGAAGCCGTTGCGGACCTACGAACCCTTCATTGAATTGATGCAGCAAATGGCCAATCCTTTCTTGGGCATGCTGGTGTCAGCTATTTTTACTGCTTTGGTTCAATCCAGTTCGGCAACTATGGGAGTTGTCATAGCTTTGGCGACCCAACAACTCATCTCCTTTCCAGCTGGTTTGGCTTTGATTTTAGGGGCTAATGTTGGAACGTGTGTGACTGCGGGTTTATCTGTTATTGGGAGAAGTACAGAGGCAAAGCGAGTTGCTGGAGCCCATGTTTTTTTCAACCTTGGGGGTGCATTACTGGTGTTACCATTCTTGGGATTGATTGCAAATGCTATCGGGCCGGGGAACGCTGAGTCTTCTGACCTAACCAGGGCAATCGCCAATGCTCATACCTTCTTCAACATCGGGATGGCAATTTTGTTTCTACCATTTCTGAGTTTTATCGCGAATTTCCTGATCAAAATTATTCCACAGGAAAAGGTCGAAGCGAAAGCTGGGGTCTATGTAACAGCTTTGGAACCTGATCTTTTAAATGCCCCATCTTTGGCGATGAGTGCTGTTACCAAAGAACTTGAGCAACTCGGACAGTTGGTATTAATGGCCTACCGTGACAGTTTGCCGACACTTCTTTCTGATGATCCAAAGCAGCTTAAAATTTTGAAAAGTAGTGATGATGAAATTGATAGGATGCATAATGAGTTAATTGAATATCTGACTGAGCTCGGTAGAAAACCCTTGTCCCCCGAACAACAGGATGAGCAAATGCGCCTTGTCAAAATGGCAGATGAACTGGAGCATATTGGGGATGTCCTTGAGACAAATATCAGTCGTCTGATTGAACAGAAACAGGAAAGTAAAGTTAACTTTGACTCTGAGTCTACTAAGCTTCTTTCAGTATATCATGCGATGACACTTGAGGCTCTTGAAAAAACTGTTTCAGCTCTTGATTCTGAAAAGGGCCAGTCTGCAGAATCGGTAATTGGTATGAAGAAGAAATTGAAGGCTTACGCTGAGAAAGCTCACTCCCAGGAGGCAAAAAGACTGGAGACGATGGAAAGCGGAAGCTTATTGGTTTATCGTTTGGAGGTCGACATGATTGAGAAGATGGAACAGGTCTTTAGACATTCTCGCAGGCTAGCTCGCCATATTCTAAGACTTGAGAAGTCAGTTTTAGCCACATGATTTGAGTTAACAAAAAACGATTGAACCACTCTACAGATGGTGGTTCAGTTCTAAAATATCTCAGCGTTGAGCCAGAAGTCCTTTGCTACCTCTGAAGTGGGACTCCAAACCATTCACCATCGCATCAGCGATCTTTTGGCGATTTCTATAATCCAAGATCAACTTGCGATCTTGAGCGTTATTTAAATTTGCCACCTCAACCAGAATAGATGTTGGAATTTTACTGTAACGTAAAATTGCAGGGAGGGACTTTTTGCCCCTGCGTATGATATAACCACGAACCGTGTTGTTGCGGTGTGTTTTCCACTTCGCATCTCGTAAGCTATGGATCATTGTTTTCCCCAACTCCCTACTATATTTTTCAGAAAGTTGATTGTCACCTTTACTAAAAGTGACCCTTCTCGTGTATTCTTTGCGCTTAGTGTAAACGGACTTCACAACTCCAAAAGCTCGACTTCGAACACGTCGGTCAGGGTAATAAATCATGGCACCCCGCAAAGATGCGTGTAAAGCATCCCCATGCACACTTATCAGAACAATCTGATCAGAGGGCACTCCTTGATTACGTAATTTCAGATAGATGTGATTCACTAAAAATACACGCATGTTAACTCCTACTCTCGCACTCCCTAGATCATAGCGTGGATTTACTAAGAGTTCTTCATCACGATCAACTTTTTCGCTAAGGTATTTGACAGGTCCACTTTGGCTTTTATCGCGAACCGTCTCATGAACAACAAATCCTGACTTCTTCAATTCAGGCAACATTCGCTGAACGATGTCATAAACGACATCATCCTCATAAACTCTGTCTCCCTTTTTTGGATCCCCTTTAACTGCGCCAGGATCAATTCCACCATGTCCAGAATCCAGAATGATGTGGATCTGATCTTTCGTTAGAACAACATTCTTTGAAGATTTGCTTTTGGATTGTTTTTTCTGAATTGGGGCTTTCTTGACTTCTTCTTTTTTTGCTTCTATTGCAGAGTTTTTCGTGATCTGAGGCACAACTTTTTTCAAGTGGACGTCTGGTGCCGGTGGCGGCACTGGAGGGGGTTTTATGTGTAGTTCCTCTTCATCATCCCCGTGATCAACTTCGTCGTCATTTTCAGCAACCGTAACTGTCCCTCCTCCACCAGATAAGTCCAGATACTCATCACTTACCCACTCGAGTGGAAAGCGAACCAGTTGGCCAGTCTGGATCAATCTTGCGTTGTTGATATCGTTTAATTCAAGAAGCTCTTTGGCCATTCGATCTACCTCCTCATGCAGGAGTCGACCGGTAAATCTTGCTACTACCGAAGAATAAATTGTGTCTCCAGATGACATCTTATACGCAGCAAAGCGCCTTCCCTTGGAATCAGCTTTGACCAACAACGGTTCTTTGACTTTAAGGGGCTGTAACTCCAAGCCCTCCCTCAACCAATCCCATGGAATCTCAACTACATCCCCAATTTTGAGAGAACGACCTTGGTTCATCAGTTTATTATGTCGAATAAGGTGTTTTGCTCCAATCTCTCTCTTGGCAAACACACCAGAGATCAAACTGACTGTCTCCCACTTGTAAGTTACTCGGTGGCGCCATCCTCCTGCTCCACTTGCGTCTTCTGGAAACATTGCTTTCAAAGCTGCTCCCTGAAGTGCATCATTTAGAGACCAAAACGGGATCGGAACAAAGCGATGTTGATAAAGTGGCTTGTTCCCATTATATTTTGTGATTTTTTTGTGATCATTACGCCAATCATCAAGAACCCTTTTGCCCATCTTGTATGTTCCTTCGCCAGCTCTTGGCTTGATCAAAACCTCGAAGCTATTGCTTGCCCTTCTGACTCGCATTATATCTTCATCATTAAAGATAAATTTCTGATAATGCTTTGTTTTTTTTGCCTCTACCGAAATCGGCAAGATTATTAAGAAACATAATGTAAGATGGAAAAGCAAAGCTTTTGGATTCATGAAAACTGGCTTCGTTCAAGTTCGCAAAGTGGGAAGCACATCATGCGCGGTAGGCCATCCAGGCAGAATCTAAATAAGTAACTTTTGACAAGAACTGTGCCAACAAATTAGGGAGAAATTTATGAGCGTGCAGGGCCGTGTTCTCGCACAAAATAGACGTGTGCGGTTTGAGTATGAAATTCTAAAAACCTACGAGGTGGGAATTGAACTGAAAGGGACCGAAGTCAAAAGTATTCGTGAGGGGAAAATAAACTTGAGTGAGAGCTACTGCCGGGTCACGGAACTGATGGAGGGTTGGCTGATGCAGTGCCACATTTCTCCATATGATTTTGGAAACCGACACAACCATGACCCAGTTCGTCCAAGAAGACTACTTCTCCACAAGGGTGAGCTTCGTAGATTGTACGGGCAAATTCGTGAGGCTGGACTTACGATTGTCCCCTTAAAAGTGTATTTAAAGAAAGGTCTTATCAAATTAGAGATCGCCTTAGTGAAGGGGAAAAAGATTCATGACAAGCGAGAAACTCTCAAAAAGAGGGAGGTGAATCGAGAGATGGAAAGAGCACTTAAAGCAAGGGACTGAGAATGGTACTGGAGTCAGCTGAGAAAGATTGGTTAGCGCTTAGCGTAGTTTCAGGGGTTGGCACTCAGACTCTTCAAAAACTTTCAGAGATTTTCGGTAGTCTCTCCAAAATTTGGCAAAAATCCTCTGATCAACTCCTGCAATTGGGCCTTAAAAAAGATGTCATTGGGCGATTGACGAAAGCAATGGAAGTTCGAAGTTTCCAGATAGAAAAAAGACTAATCGAATCATCTCCCAATCTTCGACTGTTTTGTCCAGAGAGTGAGTGGTTCCCAGCTAATCTATTACAGATTCATAGTGTTCCTTCAGTACTTTATGTCAAAGGTGAGTTACCAGATTTACACAATTTATGTTTGGGAATCGTGGGATCAAGGTCCTGCACCAGTTACGGACGAGATCAAACCAAAAGGCTGGTATATGAACTTGCTGAATTGGTTCCAGATGCCTTCGTAATCAGTGGGTTGGCACGAGGGATAGATACCGTAGCGCATGAGGCTTCTTTGGAAAGTAGATTAAGAACGATTGCTGTTTTGGCTGGGGGACTCCAGCACATCTACCCTCCTGAAAACCAGAATTTGGCGGGTAGAATTTGTCAACAGGGAGCACTGATCAGTGAATTCCCTCTGGCCACCAAACCGGTTTCACATAATTTTCCTATTAGGAATCGCGTGATTAGTGGCATCTCACAGGGTATCTTGGTAACTGAGGCGAGTGTGAAAGGTGGAGCTTTGATCATAGAGACGTTTGGCCAAGAACAAAACTGTGAGGTTTTTGCTGTACCTGGAAGAATCGACTCTCATCCTAGTAGCGGATGTAATTAACTGATTTCAAGGAACCAGCAAAATTAATAACCTCTGCCACTGACATCCTCGAGGATCTACTGCCAACCATTTCCAATAATGCAGGGATTCAACTCTCTTTTCTAGAACCATCAAAACAAATTACGCTTCCCCAAAGCGAATTGAGTAAGCAACAGATCATGATCCTCAATTCCTTGAATGAGGGTGCAAAAGATCTGGATAACTTGAGTCTCATTACATAGAAGGGACCACAGCAACTTTTGCCTTTGTTACTGGAAATGGAATTGCAGGGATGGATTCGAGTTTTGCCAGGTGGTCATTATGAAATAAACCCATCTATTGAGATTGTTCCATGAAGAAATCATATTTTTTGTTGATTCTGATTCTTATTTCATTTTTTTTCGTAAAGCCTATTTCTGCAAGGACTTTAGGGGCTGAAGAAATCTCTGCGATTCTAAATACCCATTCAGAGAATCAACTGCGTTTCCGCAGGGATTTTTCACAAAAAGAACTCGAACTGAGTGGAGATTTTGAAAAATTACGACCGCAAGGAAGTGATTGGGCCTTTGAACTAAAGAGCCAGGGCAACTTTGTATATTGTTTAATGAATGAAAACCAGGCAATGGAATTTGTCGATACCGGGCGGGGAACAAATATTTTCCTTACCGGCAGGATCCAAACAGTGCGTGGAAACGATGAGAATAACAACAAACCAATTCTAGAATTAGATCAATGTCGGATTAGGTTATTGTCTGAAAATCAGGCTGCCTCTATCCCTTTAGAAGGTCGCTGGAAAGGCTGCAACGTGCGGATTGGCAAAAAGAAGTATAATGGCAAATCTTGTAGCCTCTATATGAACATCCGCAAGCAAAGCGATGGTTATATGATCAGCGATCTAAAGAGAAGTGATGGACGGCCAATTGAGGTTGTGGCAGCGAATTTTGCTAGAGGGACACTTCCAGAATGGTCAACAAAGACATTACAGACAGGAGTAATCACTTCCTATAACTGTCAATTTAAAAAAAAGAACCAGAACAGTTTCATATGTGAGTGGGAAGAGCCAAAAAGAGAAGGAACCATTAATTTCCAAAGACTACGATGATGGGATATTCTGGAACAATCGGATATTATTTCAATAAGATAGCCTCCAAGGCTGGTTGTAACTTAGGGTGCTTAAAAGGGTAGTTCATCTCCATCAATCTCTTTGGTTGAACAGCAAGATCGCTGAGCACGGTAGAATCAGCCATCTCACCAAAAACTGTTTCCATCATAAACTTCGGGACTTTGAGGATTGCAGGCCTTTTTAAAACTTTTGCCAAGACTCTACTGAATTTCAGATTTGAAACCACCTCCGGAGCCACCGCATTATAGTTTCCCTGCCAACTGTCAGAATGAATAGATTGCCAGATCATGTCGACAACATCAGATAGGGTTATCCAACTCATTCTCTGTTCGCCGTCCCCAATTGCGCCCCCCAAGCCGAATCGAAAAACTGGCAGCATTTTATGTAATGCTCCACCTTCCTTTGCCAACACAACCCCCAACCGTAAACGCACAACTCGAATTCCCTGCTCTTCGAGTATTTCACTAGCCCGTTCCCAATCTTCCACAACATCTGCCAAGAATCCTGAGCCAGGTGGACTTTCTTCAGTGACCCAGTCAGCTCGTTGTTGACCGTAGAACCCAATCGCAGACGCAAACACCACTACTTTTGGCGGGGATGGACTAGAGAGGATTTTTTCAACTAGGAACCTAGTGCTTTGAACACGACTTTCATAAATCAACCTTTTTTTAAAGCTGGACCAATGACCATCTACCGTCTCACCCGCCAAATGAACCAATGCATCGCAATCATCCACCCCTCCATCAAAAACCTTCTCTGAATAATTCCAGAAACGCTCTCTTTCTTCGGAAGTTGGATGACGAACTAGTTTTAAGAATGGTTGTTTCTCTGATTTAAACCTTTTTGTAAGTGCCTTACCGATCAGTCCTGAAGCTCCCGTAATTGCGATTAATTTAGGATCTGACATTGGAATCCATTCTTAAAGATTCAAAGTGTTTTAGGACGTTCATAATTGCCTGGTATTGCCAATCACGATACTGAAGGGGCCGAGTTCGACAAATTTTTCATTGGGCAGGTCATGAGGCATTCCCAAGTAATGATTGGAATTCCATTGCCAAGAGATAGATCTTTCTTCCTCGATCAAAAAAAATAATGGTGCATCATAACTATTGCAGAGGAACCACCAACTCATGCCTTCCTCAAAATTTTCTATTTTCCAAACAAAACTTCGAATATGAGGTGACCAGTCTGCCTCATATCCTTTCGAATTAAACCAACTGATCGTTGCAGAGGAAGAAATCCAACATGATTTGCAAAATCTTGCTCTCAAAGAGAGAAGCATTCGAACAAATTCAACACGATCAGAATTGGTCTCACTCTTCTGCCAATTGAGCCAGTTTAGTTCATTGTCTTGGCAATAAGCATTATTGTTTCCATTTTGTGTTCGACCCCATTCATCACCTGCCACAAACATCATTGGACC
Protein-coding sequences here:
- a CDS encoding Na/Pi cotransporter family protein; amino-acid sequence: MDWITITIGLLGGLGLFLYGMEKMSDALNQLAGDGMKRVLTTLAGDRVRGLLTGTVFTAVTQSSSVTTVMCVSFVAAGLMSFPQSMGLILGANIGTTITAQLVAFKVTKYAMFLVAGGVLLQMISKGDRTKQWGRVLLGLGLLFVGMNTMGEAMKPLRTYEPFIELMQQMANPFLGMLVSAIFTALVQSSSATMGVVIALATQQLISFPAGLALILGANVGTCVTAGLSVIGRSTEAKRVAGAHVFFNLGGALLVLPFLGLIANAIGPGNAESSDLTRAIANAHTFFNIGMAILFLPFLSFIANFLIKIIPQEKVEAKAGVYVTALEPDLLNAPSLAMSAVTKELEQLGQLVLMAYRDSLPTLLSDDPKQLKILKSSDDEIDRMHNELIEYLTELGRKPLSPEQQDEQMRLVKMADELEHIGDVLETNISRLIEQKQESKVNFDSESTKLLSVYHAMTLEALEKTVSALDSEKGQSAESVIGMKKKLKAYAEKAHSQEAKRLETMESGSLLVYRLEVDMIEKMEQVFRHSRRLARHILRLEKSVLAT
- a CDS encoding N-acetylmuramoyl-L-alanine amidase, which encodes MRVRRASNSFEVLIKPRAGEGTYKMGKRVLDDWRNDHKKITKYNGNKPLYQHRFVPIPFWSLNDALQGAALKAMFPEDASGAGGWRHRVTYKWETVSLISGVFAKREIGAKHLIRHNKLMNQGRSLKIGDVVEIPWDWLREGLELQPLKVKEPLLVKADSKGRRFAAYKMSSGDTIYSSVVARFTGRLLHEEVDRMAKELLELNDINNARLIQTGQLVRFPLEWVSDEYLDLSGGGGTVTVAENDDEVDHGDDEEELHIKPPPVPPPAPDVHLKKVVPQITKNSAIEAKKEEVKKAPIQKKQSKSKSSKNVVLTKDQIHIILDSGHGGIDPGAVKGDPKKGDRVYEDDVVYDIVQRMLPELKKSGFVVHETVRDKSQSGPVKYLSEKVDRDEELLVNPRYDLGSARVGVNMRVFLVNHIYLKLRNQGVPSDQIVLISVHGDALHASLRGAMIYYPDRRVRSRAFGVVKSVYTKRKEYTRRVTFSKGDNQLSEKYSRELGKTMIHSLRDAKWKTHRNNTVRGYIIRRGKKSLPAILRYSKIPTSILVEVANLNNAQDRKLILDYRNRQKIADAMVNGLESHFRGSKGLLAQR
- the smpB gene encoding SsrA-binding protein SmpB — protein: MSVQGRVLAQNRRVRFEYEILKTYEVGIELKGTEVKSIREGKINLSESYCRVTELMEGWLMQCHISPYDFGNRHNHDPVRPRRLLLHKGELRRLYGQIREAGLTIVPLKVYLKKGLIKLEIALVKGKKIHDKRETLKKREVNREMERALKARD
- the dprA gene encoding DNA-processing protein DprA, with amino-acid sequence MVLESAEKDWLALSVVSGVGTQTLQKLSEIFGSLSKIWQKSSDQLLQLGLKKDVIGRLTKAMEVRSFQIEKRLIESSPNLRLFCPESEWFPANLLQIHSVPSVLYVKGELPDLHNLCLGIVGSRSCTSYGRDQTKRLVYELAELVPDAFVISGLARGIDTVAHEASLESRLRTIAVLAGGLQHIYPPENQNLAGRICQQGALISEFPLATKPVSHNFPIRNRVISGISQGILVTEASVKGGALIIETFGQEQNCEVFAVPGRIDSHPSSGCN
- a CDS encoding TIGR01777 family oxidoreductase → MSDPKLIAITGASGLIGKALTKRFKSEKQPFLKLVRHPTSEERERFWNYSEKVFDGGVDDCDALVHLAGETVDGHWSSFKKRLIYESRVQSTRFLVEKILSSPSPPKVVVFASAIGFYGQQRADWVTEESPPGSGFLADVVEDWERASEILEEQGIRVVRLRLGVVLAKEGGALHKMLPVFRFGLGGAIGDGEQRMSWITLSDVVDMIWQSIHSDSWQGNYNAVAPEVVSNLKFSRVLAKVLKRPAILKVPKFMMETVFGEMADSTVLSDLAVQPKRLMEMNYPFKHPKLQPALEAILLK